One window from the genome of Merismopedia glauca CCAP 1448/3 encodes:
- a CDS encoding TVP38/TMEM64 family protein: protein MQELFCNTLNWIQNLGLLGGLAFIIIYTLAAILFIPGSLLTLGAGVVFDVVLGSIYVFIGATLGSIGSFLVGRYLARNWVAKKIENNEKFKAIDKAIAQSGFKIVLLTRLSPVFPFNLLNYALGITRVRLKDYALGSIGMIPGTIMYVYIGSLAGNIAQVCSGNQVKNPQAETAQWIIRIIGFIATVAVTLYVTKIAKKALEEST, encoded by the coding sequence ATGCAAGAACTTTTCTGCAATACTTTAAATTGGATTCAAAATTTAGGACTTTTGGGTGGCTTGGCATTTATTATCATTTATACCTTGGCTGCCATATTATTCATTCCTGGCTCCTTACTTACCCTGGGTGCAGGGGTAGTTTTTGACGTTGTTTTGGGTTCAATTTATGTTTTTATAGGAGCTACATTAGGATCTATTGGTTCTTTTTTAGTTGGGAGATATTTAGCTAGAAATTGGGTAGCTAAAAAGATTGAAAATAATGAAAAGTTTAAAGCCATAGATAAAGCTATAGCTCAATCTGGATTCAAAATAGTTTTATTAACCCGATTATCTCCTGTGTTTCCTTTTAATCTCTTAAACTATGCATTGGGAATTACTAGGGTCAGATTAAAAGATTATGCCTTGGGTTCTATCGGTATGATTCCAGGCACAATTATGTATGTTTACATTGGTTCCTTAGCTGGAAATATAGCTCAAGTTTGTTCGGGAAATCAAGTCAAAAATCCCCAAGCGGAAACGGCTCAATGGATTATCAGAATCATCGGATTTATTGCCACTGTAGCCGTCACTTTATACGTCACTAAAATTGCCAAAAAAGCTTTAGAAGAAAGCACGTGA